One genomic window of Halococcus sediminicola includes the following:
- a CDS encoding ornithine cyclodeaminase family protein encodes METLLLDREAVDTNARMDEVIDAVSEAFAAYERGDALMPTKSYIELDQYNGDFRSMPAYMDAGEWDAAGIKWVNVHPDNPQKFDLPTVIGTMIYSDPENAVPLAIMDGTELTMKRTGAAAAVATDHLAIPEARSMGLVGAGVQSYTQLEAIAEVRPIEEVVVSDLDENAVDTFVETFDDRFDVRAGSIAEAAACDVLSTVTPSTEPLVSRADLGAHTHVNAMGADAAAKQELASDVLREAKLVIDDHAQTTHSGEISIPYSEGIIDDSDIHGAVGEIVVGDRSGRTEEDGITVFDSTGLAIQDVATAHVIYEHASETGGVDSFAFVSR; translated from the coding sequence ATGGAAACACTCCTGCTCGACCGCGAGGCCGTGGATACGAACGCGCGGATGGACGAGGTCATCGACGCCGTGAGCGAGGCGTTCGCGGCCTACGAGCGCGGCGACGCGCTGATGCCGACGAAATCCTACATCGAACTCGACCAGTACAACGGGGACTTCCGCTCGATGCCCGCCTACATGGACGCCGGCGAGTGGGACGCCGCCGGCATCAAGTGGGTCAACGTCCACCCCGACAACCCCCAGAAGTTCGACCTTCCTACTGTGATCGGGACGATGATCTACTCGGACCCCGAGAACGCCGTCCCGCTGGCCATCATGGACGGCACCGAACTCACGATGAAACGGACTGGGGCTGCGGCGGCCGTCGCCACCGACCACCTCGCCATCCCCGAGGCCCGCAGCATGGGACTCGTCGGCGCTGGCGTCCAGTCGTACACCCAACTCGAAGCCATCGCCGAAGTCCGTCCCATCGAGGAGGTGGTCGTCTCGGATCTCGACGAAAACGCGGTCGATACGTTCGTCGAGACCTTCGACGACCGCTTCGACGTCCGCGCCGGCTCGATAGCCGAAGCCGCCGCCTGTGACGTTCTCTCGACGGTGACGCCCAGCACCGAACCGCTCGTCTCGCGGGCCGACCTCGGCGCGCACACCCACGTCAACGCGATGGGAGCCGACGCCGCCGCAAAGCAGGAACTCGCTTCCGACGTCCTCCGCGAGGCGAAACTCGTCATCGACGACCACGCCCAGACCACCCACTCGGGCGAGATCAGCATCCCCTATTCGGAAGGAATCATCGACGATTCGGACATCCACGGCGCGGTCGGCGAGATCGTCGTCGGCGACCGGTCGGGCCGCACCGAGGAGGACGGTATCACCGTGTTCGATAGTACTGGGTTGGCGATTCAGGACGTGGCGACCGCCCACGTCATCTACGAGCACGCCAGCGAGACCGGCGGCGTCGATTCCTTCGCGTTCGTCAGTCGCTAG
- a CDS encoding DUF7535 family protein, with translation MSGNDSDDDPGAVKKALRTVTPPSKMHRNVEMDAIGWAIFAGLLVVALPLLPILVVVWLLTKLFGSAADRAGE, from the coding sequence ATGAGCGGAAACGACTCAGACGACGACCCGGGTGCGGTGAAAAAGGCGCTGCGGACGGTCACGCCGCCCTCGAAGATGCACCGGAACGTGGAGATGGATGCCATCGGCTGGGCGATCTTCGCCGGCCTGCTCGTGGTCGCGCTGCCGCTGTTGCCGATACTCGTCGTGGTCTGGCTGCTGACGAAACTGTTCGGTAGCGCCGCCGACCGCGCGGGCGAGTAG
- the leuS gene encoding leucine--tRNA ligase, with protein MDQQSTYDHAAIESKWQERWADADVYRTPDDATDPSYVLAMFPYPSGDLHMGHVRNYTITDAYARYQRMQGEDVLHPMGWDSFGLPAENAAIEREIDPREWTMDCIDTMKAQMKSMGFGYDWHREITTCEPEYYRWNQWLFKQFYEEDLAERKGGEVNWCPSCETVLADEQVEGEAELCWRCDTPVESRVLDQWFLTITDYADELLDGIEGLDDWPDSVRGMQRNWIGRQEGATVEFEVPDFGGIEVFTTRLDTIHGATFFALAPGHELTQSLVADDPELEAQVATLDPDAEGDEKRGVFTGEHATNPVTGEEIPIYVADFVLSDVGTGALMGVPGHDQRDHEFATEYDIEIRQVVAPEEGEVDIGEEAYTDEGVLVNSGEYDGMESTAAREQLVEDIETAAHHTQYRLRDWLISRQRYWGTPIPVVHCEECGPVLVPDEELPVELPEFVPTPTGNPLEEVDTFVHTECPECGGPAERETDTMDTFMDSSWYFLRFTSPDREDVPFDTERANDWMPVDKYVGGIEHAVMHLLYSRFVTRAISDMDMLDVREPFEHYLPQGMVQLEGTAMSSSKGNVVSPVEIRDEYGADTARLFMMGAARPSKDFDWTERGVRSSNEFVGRLVEMVEAFAADESATTDAGERPIDEYVAREIDATIAETTAGYESFRFNDALREARGLVSLLRRYREQATPDSHTFERGLKTAVRLFAPVTPHVAEECWTTLGEEGFVAAADWPEAAHDADHAAERRLIENTREDVRHIIDVADISNPEEIEVVVAPAWKHRALDIAIGSDDDVVGSVMADEDLRERGEAAADYAKDLAERRQSLSKSLAPDEEFAALRRAEWLFEREFGCPVRLERASDAPEEIARTATPGRPAIEIHED; from the coding sequence ATGGACCAACAGAGCACCTACGACCACGCCGCCATCGAATCGAAGTGGCAGGAGCGCTGGGCCGACGCCGACGTCTATCGCACGCCCGACGACGCCACCGACCCGAGCTACGTGCTCGCCATGTTCCCCTACCCGTCGGGAGACCTCCACATGGGCCACGTCAGGAACTACACCATCACCGACGCCTACGCGCGCTACCAGCGCATGCAAGGCGAGGACGTGCTCCACCCGATGGGCTGGGATTCCTTTGGACTCCCTGCCGAGAACGCGGCCATCGAGCGCGAGATCGACCCCCGCGAGTGGACGATGGACTGCATCGACACGATGAAGGCCCAGATGAAGTCGATGGGCTTTGGCTACGACTGGCATAGGGAAATAACGACCTGCGAACCCGAGTATTACCGCTGGAACCAGTGGCTATTTAAACAGTTCTACGAGGAAGATCTCGCCGAGCGCAAAGGCGGAGAGGTCAACTGGTGTCCCTCGTGTGAAACCGTCTTGGCCGACGAGCAGGTCGAGGGCGAGGCCGAACTCTGCTGGCGCTGTGACACGCCCGTCGAATCCCGGGTGCTCGATCAATGGTTCTTGACTATCACCGACTACGCCGACGAACTGCTCGACGGCATCGAGGGGCTGGACGACTGGCCCGACAGCGTGCGCGGGATGCAGCGCAACTGGATCGGCCGTCAGGAGGGCGCCACAGTCGAATTCGAGGTGCCCGACTTCGGCGGCATCGAGGTGTTCACCACTCGCTTGGACACCATCCACGGCGCGACCTTCTTCGCGCTCGCACCGGGTCACGAACTCACCCAGTCACTCGTCGCCGACGACCCCGAACTCGAAGCGCAGGTCGCAACGCTCGACCCGGACGCAGAGGGCGACGAAAAGCGTGGCGTGTTCACCGGCGAGCACGCCACGAACCCCGTGACGGGCGAGGAGATCCCCATCTACGTCGCGGATTTCGTCCTCTCGGACGTCGGTACGGGCGCGCTGATGGGCGTGCCGGGCCACGACCAGCGCGACCACGAGTTCGCCACCGAGTACGACATCGAGATCCGGCAGGTCGTCGCCCCCGAGGAGGGTGAGGTCGACATCGGCGAGGAAGCCTACACCGACGAGGGCGTGCTCGTCAACAGCGGCGAGTACGACGGAATGGAAAGTACCGCCGCGCGCGAACAGTTGGTCGAGGACATCGAGACGGCGGCTCACCACACGCAGTACCGCCTGCGCGATTGGCTCATCTCCCGCCAGCGCTACTGGGGCACGCCGATCCCGGTCGTCCACTGCGAGGAGTGCGGCCCAGTATTGGTGCCCGACGAGGAGCTGCCCGTCGAACTCCCGGAGTTCGTCCCGACGCCGACGGGCAACCCCCTCGAAGAGGTCGATACGTTCGTCCACACCGAGTGTCCGGAGTGTGGCGGCCCCGCCGAGCGCGAGACCGACACGATGGACACGTTCATGGACTCGTCGTGGTACTTCCTCAGATTCACTTCGCCCGACCGTGAGGACGTCCCCTTCGACACCGAGCGCGCGAACGACTGGATGCCCGTCGACAAGTACGTCGGCGGCATCGAGCACGCGGTGATGCATCTGCTCTACTCGCGGTTCGTCACGCGCGCCATTTCGGATATGGACATGCTCGACGTCCGCGAGCCGTTCGAGCACTACCTCCCGCAGGGGATGGTCCAACTGGAGGGGACGGCGATGTCGTCGAGTAAGGGTAACGTCGTTTCTCCAGTGGAGATCAGGGACGAGTACGGCGCAGACACCGCCCGACTGTTCATGATGGGTGCGGCCCGCCCGAGCAAGGACTTCGACTGGACCGAGCGCGGCGTCCGGTCGAGCAACGAGTTCGTCGGGCGACTCGTCGAGATGGTCGAAGCGTTCGCCGCCGACGAGAGCGCGACCACCGACGCTGGCGAGCGCCCCATCGACGAGTACGTTGCCCGCGAGATCGACGCGACCATCGCCGAGACGACCGCCGGTTACGAGAGTTTCCGATTCAACGACGCGCTCCGGGAGGCTCGTGGACTGGTCTCGCTGCTTCGGCGCTACCGCGAGCAGGCGACGCCCGATTCTCATACTTTCGAGCGCGGCCTGAAAACGGCGGTGCGGCTGTTCGCGCCCGTCACGCCCCACGTCGCCGAGGAGTGCTGGACGACACTCGGCGAGGAGGGGTTCGTCGCCGCGGCCGACTGGCCCGAGGCAGCACACGACGCCGACCACGCGGCCGAGCGCCGACTGATCGAGAACACCCGCGAGGACGTTCGCCACATCATCGACGTGGCCGACATCAGTAACCCAGAGGAAATCGAGGTCGTCGTCGCGCCCGCGTGGAAACATCGGGCGCTCGATATCGCCATCGGTAGCGATGACGATGTGGTGGGTAGTGTGATGGCCGACGAGGACCTCCGCGAGCGCGGCGAGGCGGCCGCCGACTACGCGAAGGACCTCGCCGAGCGCCGTCAGTCACTCTCCAAATCGCTCGCACCCGACGAGGAGTTCGCGGCGCTGCGCCGTGCCGAGTGGCTGTTCGAACGCGAGTTCGGTTGTCCTGTGCGCCTCGAACGTGCGAGCGACGCACCCGAGGAGATCGCCCGAACGGCGACGCCCGGTCGGCCCGCCATCGAGATCCACGAGGACTAA
- a CDS encoding Hsp20/alpha crystallin family protein, whose product MSRRNPFEEIERMFERMNDQFGQFDEMSMPATQSLSVDLADHEDSFEVTADLPGYEREDIDLSVADRTLRISAERDESTEAGEGNYLRRERRRRSVSRSLSLPEEVEEDAASAAYTNGVLTVTLPKATGDGDSRSIDID is encoded by the coding sequence ATGTCCCGACGCAACCCCTTCGAGGAGATCGAGCGGATGTTCGAGCGGATGAACGACCAGTTCGGCCAGTTCGACGAGATGTCCATGCCGGCGACCCAGTCGCTCTCGGTGGACCTCGCCGACCACGAGGACAGCTTCGAGGTCACCGCCGACCTGCCGGGCTACGAGCGCGAGGACATCGACCTCTCGGTGGCCGACCGAACTCTCAGAATCAGCGCCGAGCGCGACGAATCCACCGAGGCGGGCGAGGGTAACTATCTCCGCCGCGAGCGCCGCCGCCGGTCGGTCAGTCGCTCGCTCTCGCTGCCCGAGGAGGTCGAAGAGGACGCAGCCAGCGCCGCCTACACCAACGGCGTGCTGACGGTGACGCTCCCGAAGGCCACGGGCGACGGGGACTCGCGCAGCATCGACATCGACTGA
- the pheA gene encoding prephenate dehydratase: protein MEAVTLGPAGTYSHRAAQAVGDDIDFRESVTGIVEAVAAGDAERGIVPVENSIEGSVTESLDALAQYEVAVVRELITPVRHALLAQHEEFTTVASHSQALAQCRSYLDAEYPEVALESVTSTARGVERAREDSAVAAIGHPDTAGGELRVLAENVQDRTSNATRFVVVAPIEERSTGGGKSSLIVYPNDDYPGLLLDLLEPFADRRINMTRIESRPSGERLGDYVFHIDVEAGLYEERTQEAIAVVEDLAAEGWVRRLGSYDVEHVVE from the coding sequence ATGGAGGCAGTCACGCTCGGGCCGGCCGGCACGTACTCCCACCGCGCAGCGCAGGCCGTCGGCGACGACATCGACTTCCGTGAATCCGTCACCGGCATCGTCGAGGCGGTCGCCGCGGGTGACGCCGAGCGGGGCATCGTCCCGGTCGAGAACAGCATCGAAGGCTCCGTGACCGAGAGTCTCGACGCACTCGCCCAGTACGAGGTGGCGGTCGTGCGCGAACTCATTACTCCTGTTCGCCACGCGCTGCTCGCCCAGCACGAGGAGTTCACCACGGTGGCGAGCCACTCACAGGCGCTCGCGCAGTGTCGAAGCTATCTCGACGCCGAATATCCCGAGGTGGCGCTCGAATCGGTCACGAGCACCGCCCGCGGCGTCGAACGCGCCCGTGAGGATTCGGCGGTAGCGGCCATCGGCCATCCCGACACGGCCGGCGGTGAACTCAGGGTACTCGCCGAGAACGTTCAGGACCGCACCTCGAACGCGACCCGGTTCGTCGTCGTCGCCCCCATCGAGGAGCGCTCGACGGGCGGCGGCAAGAGTTCGCTCATCGTCTACCCGAACGACGATTACCCCGGACTCCTGCTCGATCTACTCGAACCGTTCGCCGACCGGCGCATCAACATGACGCGCATCGAGTCGCGACCGAGCGGTGAGCGCCTCGGCGATTACGTCTTCCACATCGACGTCGAGGCCGGCCTGTACGAGGAACGCACACAGGAGGCCATCGCGGTCGTCGAGGACCTCGCCGCGGAGGGCTGGGTGCGCCGGCTCGGTTCGTACGACGTCGAACACGTCGTCGAGTGA
- a CDS encoding DUF7835 family putative zinc beta-ribbon protein yields the protein MSTKTRSASDLTEACEDCGHDTPHSVSIELRTESDKHENREFSREPYRITECMACGSETALRMNNA from the coding sequence ATGTCAACCAAGACGCGATCGGCAAGCGACCTCACTGAAGCCTGCGAAGACTGCGGCCACGACACCCCTCACAGCGTCTCGATCGAGCTGCGCACCGAGAGCGACAAACACGAGAATCGCGAGTTCTCGCGTGAACCCTACCGCATCACCGAGTGTATGGCCTGCGGCAGCGAGACGGCGCTGCGGATGAACAACGCGTAG
- a CDS encoding HIT family protein: MDELFAPWRIEWVEREDNADGCAFCALPERGADRESRIVARSEHAFCLLNNAPYNPGHAMVIPYRHTGEYADLTDEELLDHARLTQRTLRAIEEGLDPDGANTGMNLGNAAGGSIGDHLHTHVVPRWAGDTNFMAVVGETQVIVEAIADTYDHLHGAFADQEGTRVDGADDAVRIA, translated from the coding sequence ATGGACGAACTGTTCGCGCCGTGGCGCATCGAATGGGTCGAGCGCGAGGACAACGCCGACGGCTGTGCGTTCTGTGCCCTCCCCGAGCGCGGCGCGGACAGGGAGTCGAGAATCGTCGCCCGGAGCGAGCACGCCTTCTGCCTCCTGAACAACGCACCCTACAATCCGGGTCACGCGATGGTGATTCCGTACCGTCACACCGGTGAGTACGCGGACCTCACCGACGAGGAACTGCTCGACCACGCGCGCCTCACCCAACGGACGTTGCGAGCCATCGAGGAGGGTCTCGACCCCGACGGCGCGAACACGGGCATGAACCTCGGGAACGCGGCCGGCGGCTCCATCGGCGACCACCTCCACACGCACGTCGTCCCGCGCTGGGCGGGCGACACCAACTTCATGGCGGTCGTCGGCGAGACGCAGGTCATCGTCGAGGCCATCGCGGACACTTACGACCACCTCCACGGGGCGTTCGCCGACCAGGAGGGCACTCGCGTCGACGGGGCCGACGACGCCGTCCGTATCGCGTAG
- a CDS encoding cation diffusion facilitator family transporter, whose amino-acid sequence MSRASAVRRIGLVVLAANVVLAAAKGWVWLGTGSLAVGSEAANSLVDAVYATVVLAGLYLTTQPPDSEHPHGHERIEPFVALAIALGIFLTGGTVLFQSVSAILSDTVTATESPTAIAVLGGAALVKAGLYRYSLSASNTHDSPALAATALDNRNDVLTAGAALFGVLGARFGVPLLDPLAAALVSVGILYTGVEVVRDNVPYLVGGAPSETLQRRILRRALAHPDVEGAHDVIAHYVGPEIDVSLHIEVEGDRTLREAHAIESAVVESIRALERVDDVFVHIDPKELGEWKRDPTTDRLVRGTDERPDDEPKVDGGRG is encoded by the coding sequence ATGAGCCGTGCGAGTGCGGTGCGGCGGATCGGTCTCGTCGTGCTCGCCGCGAACGTCGTGCTCGCCGCCGCCAAGGGCTGGGTCTGGCTCGGTACCGGGAGCCTCGCGGTCGGTTCGGAGGCCGCCAACAGCCTCGTCGACGCCGTCTATGCGACCGTCGTGCTCGCCGGACTGTATCTCACGACCCAACCGCCCGACAGCGAACATCCTCACGGCCACGAGCGCATCGAACCGTTCGTCGCGCTCGCCATCGCGCTCGGTATCTTTCTGACCGGCGGCACGGTCCTTTTCCAATCGGTGTCGGCCATCCTTTCGGACACCGTGACCGCCACCGAGAGTCCGACCGCGATCGCGGTGCTCGGCGGCGCGGCGCTCGTAAAGGCTGGACTGTACCGCTACTCCCTCTCGGCAAGCAACACCCACGACTCGCCGGCGCTCGCGGCGACCGCGCTCGACAACCGCAACGACGTGCTCACGGCGGGGGCGGCGCTTTTCGGCGTGCTCGGCGCGCGCTTCGGGGTTCCACTGCTCGACCCGCTCGCGGCGGCGCTCGTCTCCGTCGGAATCCTCTATACGGGTGTCGAGGTCGTCCGGGACAACGTACCCTATCTGGTGGGCGGCGCACCCTCCGAAACCCTCCAGCGGCGCATCCTCCGACGCGCGCTCGCTCACCCAGATGTTGAGGGTGCTCACGACGTCATCGCCCACTACGTGGGGCCTGAAATCGACGTGAGCCTCCACATCGAGGTCGAGGGCGACCGCACGCTGCGGGAGGCTCACGCCATCGAGAGTGCGGTCGTCGAATCGATCCGCGCGCTCGAACGCGTCGACGACGTCTTCGTCCACATCGACCCGAAGGAACTCGGCGAATGGAAACGCGACCCGACTACCGACAGACTGGTTCGCGGGACCGACGAGCGACCGGACGACGAACCAAAGGTCGACGGCGGTCGCGGATAG
- a CDS encoding SHOCT domain-containing protein encodes MSTVRERAVENATEIASMIVLGLGLLALFTGWPPIPFWLVFAVGFAVVVPIVAVLAGEDESDGEEGRDDRWANGDSHREDSSTGTDGDPLETLRERYARGDLTDEQFERKLDALFETDSPENAAEWRSRDRLEEES; translated from the coding sequence ATGAGTACCGTTCGCGAACGCGCCGTCGAGAACGCGACCGAGATCGCCTCGATGATCGTGCTCGGTCTCGGGTTGCTCGCGCTGTTCACCGGCTGGCCGCCGATCCCGTTCTGGCTCGTCTTCGCCGTCGGTTTCGCGGTGGTCGTGCCCATCGTCGCCGTTCTCGCCGGCGAGGACGAATCCGATGGGGAGGAGGGCCGTGACGACCGGTGGGCGAACGGCGACAGCCACCGCGAGGACTCGTCCACTGGGACCGACGGGGACCCACTCGAAACGCTGCGCGAGCGCTACGCGCGCGGCGACCTCACGGACGAACAGTTCGAGCGCAAACTCGACGCGCTGTTCGAGACCGACAGCCCGGAAAACGCCGCCGAGTGGCGAAGTCGCGACCGACTCGAAGAGGAATCGTAG